From Desulfatiglans sp.:
TAAGCTTTTCTCTTTTCTCTTTTCTCTTTTCAATTTTCTATTTGCTCTTTGCCCCTTGCGCCTTGAGCCTTGTGCCTTGTGCCTTTTTCTACTCCCTTTTCATAAGCCTTATAAAAACATCGTTCAGGTCTGCATCCTTTTTTTCCGGGCAGACATTCTTAATAACCTCAAGGGGCGCACCTGAAACCACTATTGTTCCATTATTGATCATCACTATACGTCCGCAGTTGAGCGCCTCGTTCATGTAATGTGTTGTTACAAATATGGTCATGCCCTTTTCTGAAAGGCCCTTTATGAAGGCCCAGAAATGCCTTCTTGTAACAGGGTCAACACCTGATGTTGGCTCATCAAGAAATATGATCTCTGGCCTGTGTATAAGCGCGCACCCAAGCGCCAGCCTCTGTCGCCATCCCTGGGGCAGGTCCCGTGTAAGCCTGTTACGCAGCTCTTTAAGGTCAGCCATCTCAAGCACCCATTCGGTCCGCTCCTGCCATATCGCCTGTGGCACACTGTAGACACCAAGGTAAAAGCGTATATTTTCAAACGGGGTCATGTCTTCATAAAGTGAAAACTTCTGGGACATATATCCTATGGAGTGTTTAATCCCTTCAGGGTTCCGAATGATATCATAACCTGCCACACTCCCCTCACCCGATGTGGGTGTTAGTATACCGCAGAGCATCCTTATGGTAGTGGATTTGCCAGCGCCATTTGGGCCAAGGAATCCAAAGATCTCCCCCTTTTTTACAGAAAAGGTGATATTCTTAACAGCCGTAAAGCTGCCGAACCTCTTTTCAAGGTCTTTCACTGTAACAATATCATGATTCATGTTAAGCTCGCATGGATTCATTTAAAAAGTATTTCTCCGTCTCCTCCCTGGCCCGCAATCCTGTCACGTCGAAGTCTTTGACGAAGACGGAAGCCTTGGCGTCGGTGGCCGTGCACTTGTATGGTTGAAGTGACAAGCTAAAATTGAACCGCAAAGACGCAAAGGACGCCAAGGAAAACAAAAATATTTATTGATAACATACTAAAAAGATTTTCTCCGTGTCCTCCCTGGCCCGCCATAGCCTTGGCGACGGCGGCCGTGTCCTCCGTGGTGAATACTATTTAAGTATTTCCACATCCTTTATTCTTTCTATCACCGCCTCTTCAAGATCTGGAAATCCCCGCTCAATGTTGACCGGGGTGTCAATCTCAAGTTTCCTTGCTTTGTGCATCAGGGCGATGCGATCGCATTTTTCCCCTTCATCCAGGTATGAGGTTGAAACCATTATGGTCATGCCCTGTTCCTTCATGCTGAAAAGTATATCCCAGAATTCCATCCTTGAAACAGGATCAACACCATTAGTGGGTTCATCCAAAATCAGGAGTTCCGGTTCATGCACAAGCACGCATGCAAGCCCCAGCTTCTGCTTCATGCCCCCTGAGAGTTTTCCTGCCAGCCTATCAAGGAAGGGCATCAGGTTTGAAAACCCGAGATATCGTTCTAGCCGCCTTTTTCTTTCTTCACCGAATATCCCGAAGATATCCATGAAGAATTCCATGTTTTCATTTACAGTAAGGTCATGGTAAAGACCGAACCGCTGGGGCATATAGCCCATTATCCCCTTTACCTCCATCCTGTTGTTAACAACATCAAGACCTTTTATGGATATTTGCCCTGAATCAGGGGGGATCATGGTGGCGGCCATCCTTAGCAGTGTGGATTTACCTGCCCCATCTGAGCCTACAAGCCCGAATATCTCACCCTTATTCACAGTGAGGGAAATATTATCCACCGCTGTGACTGTCCCGAACCTTTTTGTTACATCTTTTATTAACACAAATGACATAGTATCCAGTCTCTACCTGATCCATGCATCAGCAGGCATACCTGTTTTGAGTTCCCATTCAGGATTCGGGAGCTTCACCTTTACAAGGTAAACAAGCTTTACCCTCTCCTTATGGGTCTGTATTATCTTTGGTGTAAATTCGGCATCAGGTGAAATAAACGCAACCCTGCCTTTGTAGATTTTGTCAGGAAAGGTATCGACCTTTACATCCACATCCTGCCCGTGCTTTACCCTGCCAATAGACTTCTCATCAACATAGATTTTGAGGTCCACCATGGAAAGATCAGCCATAGATATAACCTCCCTTCCGCTTGAAACCACCTCACCCAGTTCAACATTCCTCCCTGTAATAACCCCGCTGAATGGTGCCTTGAGTATAGAATATGAGAGCTGTATCTCTGCGAGTTTGAGTGCTGCTTCATTTGCCTTTACCCTGGCGCTAGCTGCCTCCACCTGTTTTTCCAGGGCATTGATCTTTTCAAGGCTCTTGCTAGCCTGATTAAGCTTTGCCTCTCCCTCTTTAACCCCTGCCCTGGCCGCTTCAACGTTTTCCTTCCTGTAGCCCTCAACAAGTTGAGTATAATTCTCCTTTGCCTGCTCATAACCCCTTAATCTACTGTCATACAAAAGGGTGGCATTATCCAAATCCTTTTCCGAGATGATCTTATCCTTGAAAAGTGATTCAGCCCTCTCCTTGTCTCTTAAGGCAATCTGCATTGCTGTTTCAGCAGAGAGCATTGCCAGTCTCCCCTTTTCAACATCCTGTGGCCTGTATCCTGTTTCAAGCTCTTTCAGGTTTGCCTTAAGGGCATCAACTCCAGCCTCAGCCCTTTTTACATCAGAGGGTAAAACACTCTTTGCCACTTCAAGCTCTACTGTAATCTGTTCCATTTCCTTTACTGATGAGGCAAGGGAGGCCTTTGCCTGATCAAGCCTAGCCTCAAATTCAGCCGGATCAAGGCTCATTATCTCCTGCCCCTTTTCCACACGCGCCCCTTCATCAGCATAAATCGCCGAAATCCTTCCTGTTAACTGAAATGCAATGTCCGCCTCTCTTGCCTCTACGATTCCGGAATAGAGGAGGTCATCATCTCCACTCATGATCTTGCTAATAAAAACCATGAAGCTAACAATAAGGAACAGTATGGCAAAAATAATCAGCAGGCTTTTTTTATCTACTTTCATTTCATAATCTCCAGAGGTTTATTGTTTTCTCTCATGCCTTTATTGCCCTTAACACAAGCATCTCAACCTCATCCACCGCTTCTGAAACGGATTTATCATTTAATGACCTCGCCTGTTCCGGGAGCCTTGCGAAATACCTTTTCCTTACGGGTTCTGTTGTTCTGAAAAACATCATAAAACCTACGATCATCATGTGAAGTATTACCGGGTTTGTATTTATAAATACCCCCTTGCTCACACCCTCGGTTAAAATATTTGCAGGTATGGAGAGTATAATTGCAAAGTCCTCTGCAACACGTTCGCTGATGTTTCCTCCACCTGATGCCAGTTCCCGCATCATGATACCAGGCAGATATGGATGATCCGCTATTGTGCTGGCCAACCCCCTGATATACATCTTAAGCTTTTCCTCAGGGCTGGCATCGTTAGGGATATTACCCTTTATTGCTGCACCTATTTCGCCGAACAGGCTATGGATCACCTCTGTATAAAGGGCGAGCTTGTCGCCTATCCGGTAATAGATCATTGCCTTGTTCAGCCCTGCCCTTTTTGCTATCTCATCAACCCTTGCGCCAGAGTAACCCTCTTCTGCAAAGACCGACATGGCCGCCTCATGTATCCTGTGTACCGATTCATCCCGCTTTTCTTTTAGTTCCATACAATTGCGATCTCCGTGGTGAAATATATATTTAACTTTTTAGTTAATCTATTTAGTTTAACAATTTTGTCAAGTTTTTTTATTGATATCCCAGAATGGAGTTGATTCTATTTATAAAAACGAATATTTTGGTATCTCCAATGTTTTTTAAAAATGACTAACTTTGGTTTTTAACCGCAAAGACGCCAAGGGCGCTAAGATTATTAATGCTTTCTTAAAATACTGAAAACTTTCTTTGCGACCTCAGCGTCTTGAGTGAGCGTAGCAAACGAGCGGTTAAAATAATTTTTAAAATAAGGATAAAATATGAAATTAGGAATAATAGGGGCGCCCCAGTCTGGAAAATCTACTGTATTTTCAGCGCTTACCGGCGCAAGGGGTGACACTGATACCAGAGGTGGAAAAAAGGATAACAGGATAGCATCTGTAAAGGTTATGGATGAGAGGATAGATTTTTTAAGCGATATGTATAATCCCAAAAAGACCGCCTATGCCTCCGTTGAATACCTGCTTCCATCGGATACAGGCTCAGGGTCGGATAATGCCATATGGAGTCAGGCAAGGGTGTGTGATGCACTCATACATGTGGTGCGAAATTTCCCTGATTTTTCAGGGGTCAAGCCCAATTCTGAAAATGAATTCAAAAAGCTTGAAGAAGAGATGGTGCTCAATGACCTTGTTGTTGTTGAAAAGCGGCTTGAGAGGATAGATGCAGACCTTAAAAGGGGCAAAAAACCCGATGAAGAGGAGCACAGGCTGGTGCTTGCATGTAAAGAGCTTCTGGAAAAGTGCATACCCTTAAGGACAAACCCTGAGATTGCCGCATCACCCCTTTTAAAGGGTTTTACATTTTTATCAGCCAAGCCCGAACTTATAATCATTAATAATGATGATGACAATGAGGCCCTTCCTGAATGGGCAGGTAAAGATCCTGGCATCGCTATTCAGGCTATGAGGGGAAGGCTTGAGATGGAGATAGCGGCAATGAGCGAAGAGGATGCAGAGATATTCCGCGCCGAATACGCTATTAAGGAGTCTGCACTTGACAGGGTAATCAGGGAATCATACAGGATATTAAACCTTATCTCATTCTTTACAACAGGTGAGGACGAGGTAAAGGCATGGACAATAAAAAGAAATACCATTGCCCTTGAGGCCGCAGGTGAGATACACTCTGACATCCAGAAGGGTTTTATAAGGGCAGAGGTGCTTGCCTATGATGACCTCATAAAGTATGGCACTGTAAAGGATGCAAAGGCAGCCGGCAGGGTAAGGCTTGAAGGCAAGGAATATGTGGTTGCAGACGGGGATATTATTAATTACAGGTTTAACGTGTAAACGGTTTGCGGCATGAGGTTTTCGGTATACGGGAAAGCCAAATACCCAAGACCGAAAACCGTAGACCTGAAACCTGAAACCTGTTTGTATTAGCAATAACATTATTATACTTATAATTGAGAGAATAACATGAAGAAGATTAAAGTTGGTATTATCGGCGCTGGTGGTTACGGCGGATGCGGGGCAATAGAGATACTTAGTGAACATCCCAATGTTGAACTCTGTGCCCTTATGGCAAAACATGAAACAGGTAAACCCATAAGTGGTATTTACCCTCACCTTAAAGGGTTTTGTGACCTGATGGTTTATGAACCTGAAGACCCGAAATGCCCTGATGATTTTGATGTTGTATTCTACTCAACACCTGATGGGGTTGGGCAGAACAATGCAAAAAAGTGGCTGGACAAGGGGATAAAGGTGATCGACTACAGCGGCGATTTCAGGTTTGATAACCCTGACATATATAAAAGTTACGCCAGAAGGATAGGAAAGGCACAGGATCATGCCTCACCGGAACTCCTTTCAAAAACCGTATATGGTCTTGCTGAGCTGCATCGTGATGAGATAAAAAAGGCAAGTATTGTCGGCAACCCCGGCTGCTTTGCGGTAAGCTGCATACTTGGGTTAGCGCCAGCAATAAAGGCATCCCTCATAGATTTCAGCTCAATAATCTGTGATGCAAAGACAGGCGTTTCAGGGGCTGGTAAAACCCCCAAACCCACATTTCATTATCCTGCAAGGTATGATGCAATGAATGCATACAAGGTATCAGGGCATCAGCATGTGTTTGAGATAGAGAGGGAGCTGGGGATCATTGCAAATAAAGAGATAAAGATAACCTTTACACCGCATGTGGTGCCGCTTACAAGGGGCATACTCTCAACAATATATGGCAACCTGACAGGGTCAACGGATATAAACTATATCCTTGACGCATACCGAAATTTTTATAAGGGTTCCAGATTTGTGAGGGTATTCGGCCCTGAGACAGCCTTAACAAGCACGGATGTAAGGGGCAGCAATTTCTGCAACCTCTCAATAAATGTGGATGAGAGGACAGGTAAACTCATAGTGGTGAGCTACATCGATAACCTTATGAAAGGCCAGGCAGGAAGCGCTGTACAGAACATGAATATCATGTTCGGGCTGGATGAGACAACTGGACTCCTCAAAGTTGGGAGATTTCCGTAATAAAAACGGTTTACGGTTTTAGGTTTGCGGTTTAAGGTAAAAACCGAAGACCTTACACCTCAGACCGTAAACCGTAATCAAGCCTTGGCATTAACATTAATAACCAGCACTGCTATAAAAAAGGGGAAAATATATAAATGTTAATCGACAGCCATGCCCACCTTGACATGGAAGAATTTCATGAAGACCTTGAAGCTGTAATAGAGAGGGCTGTGGAAGGTGGTGTTGAAAGGATCATCACTATTGGGATAGACCTTGAAAGCTCCATTAAGGCCCTTGATATTGCAAGCCGCCACAGTTTTATCTATTCAACAGTAGGCTTCCATCCCCACGACGCCGACAAAGTCACAGACGCGAGGCTTCTGGAATTGCAAAGCATTGCAAAAGAAAAGAGGATAGTAGCATGGGGGGAGATAGGGCTTGATTTTTTTAGAAACCGCTCTCCTAAAGAAAAGCAGATAGAGGCATTCAAAAAGCAGCTTGATATTGCACATGACCTTGATCTTCCTGTGATCATCCATAACCGCGATGCAGATAAAGAGACAATAGAGATACTGAAGGCGCACCGAAACGGTATCCATAAAGGAGTTATACACTGCTTTTCAAGCGATTATGATACGGCCCTTATCTTTATTGATATGGGTTTTTATATCTCGATACCTGGGGTCGTAACATTTACCAATGCCGCCAAATTAAAGGATGTAGCAAAGCGTATCCCCCTTGACCGCATGCTTGTTGAAACAGACTGCCCATTTCTTGCACCAGTTCCAAAGAGGGGTAAACGCAATGAACCCCTGTATGTTACCTATACAGCAGGGATGATCGCAGACCTGCGTGGCATGCCATATGAAGAGATAGCAGCAATGACCACCCGTAACAGCAAGACACTCTATAAAATCGCCTGATAACCATGAGCTTTCCATATATCTCAATAAATAATCCGCTTATACTTGCATCTGCCTCACCAAGAAGAAAGGAGCTGCTGAAACAGGTAGGGATTCCATTCAAGGTGGTCGAAGGTGATATTGATGAAAATGGTGAAGATGGCACCCCTTATGAGATCTGCGAAAGGCTTGCTGAAAAAAAAGCCCTTTCCGTTTATAAAGCGTCGGGCAAAAACTGGGTACTTGGCGCTGACACCATTGTTGTTAAGGATGGCATAATCATGGGTAAACCGGAGAATGCCGAAGATGCCGCTAATATGTTACAGCGCTTGAGTGCTGGTGACCATGAGGTTATTACAGGGTACTCTATTATCAATCCTGATGGAGGCCTTGCAGTAACAGCGCATGTTACTACAACAGTCACCTTTAAAAGACTCACACCAGAAGAGATAAACTCCTACATAAAAACCAATGAACCCTTTGGCAAGGCGGGCGCATATGCAATCCAGGAGATAGGGGCATTTATGATAACAGGCATAAATGGCTCATACAGTAATGTTGTTGGGTTGCCGCTCTTTGAGGTAATAGATTCGCTTGTAAGGGCTAAGGCATTAGAGAGATTTCCATCTTTTTTCTTTCCTTAGCAGGTCACTATCGAGATATAAGCTGAGATCAAACAGAGGCAATTTTATTCAAAGAGCTGGAGTTTAAGTATGTCTTTCATGAGTTTAAAATGTTTATCAAAAGTATAAATGTTACAATGATTTTGCTTTGCATTTTGCGCAATTATCAAATCAGGAATACCAATCCCGTTTAGCCCGTTTTTTAAACATTGAAATTGGGACTCCATAATTTGATCCCAGTTAATTGATAGATCTAATTTGTTAATTTCAGATAATAATTCTATTATCTTTCGCTGGTTTTGTACTCTTAAAAATGGGACCAATTCGGCCAGTATAAGATCGTTAATAACAATGAGGTTTTCATCAAATAAGAAATCAAGCTTTTCAGAATTCTTTCCACTTCTGAAATATTCGATCCATATAGATGTGTCGACTAATACCGACATTTACGCCCTCTAATGGCGTTCATATCGATATCTAAATCTACTTTGCCCTTAAAATCTTTCAATCCTGAAATCTTTGACTTCCTAATTAATTCTTCTAAAGCTGTAATTATTACTTTGGTTTTTGTATTAATTTGAGCAGCTTTCATAGCCTCATCAATCAAATTTTCGGGCAAATCAAGTGTTGTTCTCATCATTAGCCTCCTCATTCGTTATGCATAAAAATATTATTTAATGCATACAATGTCAACATTATTGCCGAACCCTTACTCTTGTATTGCAAGAGCTATTCAGTGACCCTTTAGTAAACTTGCATAATATTCCTATTATTCCTTTTTGTCTGCCTTCCTTGCTATAATCCTGATAACCGAATCATTTTCACAGTAGCATTGACAAACAACCAGTAGATTTGATTTACGCCCAAACTCTCCCATTAACCATAAGAGGAATGTATGTAGATCAACCTGAAGGGCGCGGTGCCCGGTTTACATTTTAAATCCGCCTACATGGTGGTCACCCTTAGCAAATAGTGAAACAATATACTTGGATAAAACCACTAACAGCACTAAACATACGAAAAGATTCCTATATTTCTGAAAAATCAATCAAATATTTTTACTTCCTTACCAACATCACCTATTTTTGTAATCTGATAGAAAAAGCAGTAAATCATGAATCACAGTATACCTGTTAAATTTATACTCCAAGAAATCATATATAAAGGGCAACCAGGGGAATAATCATACTGGGTTTATCACTAGATGGGGTCGTTTGATACAGAGTCTGTTTCTATTGTGTCTATTGTCTCACCGGCAATATTTTCAATCAAATAAAATTTCACATTTTTGTTTTCAGTTTCAATGCGCATTACGGCAATATGAGTTCTAAAGCCGGCAGGAACTGATACAGGCTCATCAGTTTCCAGTCGCTTATTATATTTATTAAAAATCGGATGGCCCGATTTGGCTGCAAGATCGATAAATGACTTGTTTTCCGGTTTCATAAATACAAAAGATATTCCCAGAACAAGCAATGCAACTATGGCAAAAGCAGATGCCGGTTTAAATTTGGGAGTAGAGAATAGGCCCCTCTTTTTCTCAAGGTTTTCCAATTTTTCTCTTAAACCGTGTATGCCTCCCTCAGGAGGGGCAATATTATCAAACAGGTTTTCAAATCTAATATTATTCATAATTACACCTGACCATACAGTCTGTTAAACCTTTCTCTCATAATACTGATTGCCTTGTTTCTTCTTGAACCTACAGTTCCTGCCGGAATGCCAAGCGCTTTACCTGCTTCATCATAGGACATATCGGAAAATTCAGTTAAAAGCACTGTTTCCTTAAGCTTTGAAGGCAGCCCGTCAACCACCTTTTTAAGCAACAGCAATTCTTCCTTTTTTATAAGGCTGTTTGTATTTTTTACCTCAGGCTCTTTTAAATGACCATCCAATGATAAGAAGGTCAATATTCGTTTCCTCCTTAAAAAGCTCGAGGCCTTATTAATACAGATCTTATAGATAAGAGGCTTTACAGTGGCCATATCAATACGATCTCTGATCTTCCAGATTTTTACAAATGTCTCCTGAACAAGATCCTGTGCCTCTTCTTTATTCCACACATATCGAAAAACCACATTAAACAGCGGTTTTTCGAGTTCAATGTAAAGGCCTTCCAGATGACTCCTTGTCAATGTTGAAGGTTTTTCAGCCATTGACCGGTTTTATTTTTTAGTTTCAGCAGAAATTATGTAATATACGTCTACTTCTTCAACATGCTTTTCTTCATCTTTCAGAGGAAGAAAAATAGATACCCCGCGAAATTCCTGCCTCATTTGACCCAGTACGACCAACTCACCGCTTTTGATTGTAATCTTTGTACGAAGGCTGCTGTCTTGCATTAGAGAATATCTGTCTTTTTTTTGATTAATCCATTTGATAGTTGGTTCAACAATCACAGAACCATCATGATATGCATAAAGCATTTGGCTGATTGAAATATTGGCGCCAACAAGACTACTACCTGATCTCTGGCCCGATGAAGTCGTTGCAACATGATCAAGCAGTTTAAACTCCATAGGGCCCTGTTTGTTTTGAATTGTATCAAGGGCAGGTTTTATCGCCCCGAATTCATCCAGGTTTGAGGGGGCCTCCGATCTCCTGCCCGCAACCATCCAGTAATGAACTTCCGCTAAAGGCGTCGGGCCGGGATTATTCCTGCTTAGCCTTTCAATATACTCTTCCACTCCTGAATGAAAGCTTTCCGGGGCTGCAACCATTATCTGGCCGTCTGATGATATCTTTACCTTTCCGGCGGCCTGCTCGCCTTCTTTTACTGCCAGAAGCCCATATAAATCATTATAAATGTCTCTTTCTAAACCGATAGGGACCTTATATGTTTTTAAAACCAGAGAATCCTGAGCTTGTGACGTCTCGCTTTTCTGCTCATTACATCCCATAATAAAAACAATACACAAAACAGCAATCAATCCTGATAACGTGCTTATTTTACTTTTCATTTGTTAATCTCCCCTCATTAATGATTTGGTTTCATGACTGTTCATATTTTTTACTGCCTGTTTTTAATACTCCCGGGCAACCTATTTCTTCATTTTTTATTAAAAATATTTTAAATGAAGAAGTGTGAAAGAGATAAGATTATAAATCAATCAAATATTTTACTATTTTACCAACACCACCTGTTTACAACCAACTGGTAGTGAAAGCCTCAGGCGCAATATATATGAAATAAAGACCTTTCTTGAATAGAAGATAAAACAGGATATTGACATCCTATAGTCTCTTCTCTATATTCCCGCCATTAACAAAAAATAACAAGGCCAATAAAACATCACTATGAGTTCAACTACCAAAAGCCAGATTTCCAGGATGGTGGCTAAAATTAGGCAGCTTCACAGCCAGGGTGAACCTCTTAACCTGACAGCTGCAAAACGCCGCTTTCCTGACCTGGTTGAATCTGCATTTGCGGTTAAACCCTTTCTTGGCTGGCGAAAACTGCTGATTGCAACAGGGATCGAC
This genomic window contains:
- a CDS encoding TatD family hydrolase, coding for MLIDSHAHLDMEEFHEDLEAVIERAVEGGVERIITIGIDLESSIKALDIASRHSFIYSTVGFHPHDADKVTDARLLELQSIAKEKRIVAWGEIGLDFFRNRSPKEKQIEAFKKQLDIAHDLDLPVIIHNRDADKETIEILKAHRNGIHKGVIHCFSSDYDTALIFIDMGFYISIPGVVTFTNAAKLKDVAKRIPLDRMLVETDCPFLAPVPKRGKRNEPLYVTYTAGMIADLRGMPYEEIAAMTTRNSKTLYKIA
- a CDS encoding PIN domain-containing protein, yielding MSVLVDTSIWIEYFRSGKNSEKLDFLFDENLIVINDLILAELVPFLRVQNQRKIIELLSEINKLDLSINWDQIMESQFQCLKNGLNGIGIPDLIIAQNAKQNHCNIYTFDKHFKLMKDILKLQLFE
- the ychF gene encoding redox-regulated ATPase YchF — protein: MKLGIIGAPQSGKSTVFSALTGARGDTDTRGGKKDNRIASVKVMDERIDFLSDMYNPKKTAYASVEYLLPSDTGSGSDNAIWSQARVCDALIHVVRNFPDFSGVKPNSENEFKKLEEEMVLNDLVVVEKRLERIDADLKRGKKPDEEEHRLVLACKELLEKCIPLRTNPEIAASPLLKGFTFLSAKPELIIINNDDDNEALPEWAGKDPGIAIQAMRGRLEMEIAAMSEEDAEIFRAEYAIKESALDRVIRESYRILNLISFFTTGEDEVKAWTIKRNTIALEAAGEIHSDIQKGFIRAEVLAYDDLIKYGTVKDAKAAGRVRLEGKEYVVADGDIINYRFNV
- a CDS encoding ABC transporter ATP-binding protein, which codes for MSFVLIKDVTKRFGTVTAVDNISLTVNKGEIFGLVGSDGAGKSTLLRMAATMIPPDSGQISIKGLDVVNNRMEVKGIMGYMPQRFGLYHDLTVNENMEFFMDIFGIFGEERKRRLERYLGFSNLMPFLDRLAGKLSGGMKQKLGLACVLVHEPELLILDEPTNGVDPVSRMEFWDILFSMKEQGMTIMVSTSYLDEGEKCDRIALMHKARKLEIDTPVNIERGFPDLEEAVIERIKDVEILK
- a CDS encoding type II toxin-antitoxin system VapB family antitoxin; this encodes MRTTLDLPENLIDEAMKAAQINTKTKVIITALEELIRKSKISGLKDFKGKVDLDIDMNAIRGRKCRY
- a CDS encoding ABC transporter ATP-binding protein; its protein translation is MNHDIVTVKDLEKRFGSFTAVKNITFSVKKGEIFGFLGPNGAGKSTTIRMLCGILTPTSGEGSVAGYDIIRNPEGIKHSIGYMSQKFSLYEDMTPFENIRFYLGVYSVPQAIWQERTEWVLEMADLKELRNRLTRDLPQGWRQRLALGCALIHRPEIIFLDEPTSGVDPVTRRHFWAFIKGLSEKGMTIFVTTHYMNEALNCGRIVMINNGTIVVSGAPLEVIKNVCPEKKDADLNDVFIRLMKRE
- a CDS encoding sigma-70 family RNA polymerase sigma factor — its product is MAEKPSTLTRSHLEGLYIELEKPLFNVVFRYVWNKEEAQDLVQETFVKIWKIRDRIDMATVKPLIYKICINKASSFLRRKRILTFLSLDGHLKEPEVKNTNSLIKKEELLLLKKVVDGLPSKLKETVLLTEFSDMSYDEAGKALGIPAGTVGSRRNKAISIMRERFNRLYGQV
- a CDS encoding TetR/AcrR family transcriptional regulator translates to MELKEKRDESVHRIHEAAMSVFAEEGYSGARVDEIAKRAGLNKAMIYYRIGDKLALYTEVIHSLFGEIGAAIKGNIPNDASPEEKLKMYIRGLASTIADHPYLPGIMMRELASGGGNISERVAEDFAIILSIPANILTEGVSKGVFINTNPVILHMMIVGFMMFFRTTEPVRKRYFARLPEQARSLNDKSVSEAVDEVEMLVLRAIKA
- a CDS encoding N-acetyl-gamma-glutamyl-phosphate reductase, producing MKKIKVGIIGAGGYGGCGAIEILSEHPNVELCALMAKHETGKPISGIYPHLKGFCDLMVYEPEDPKCPDDFDVVFYSTPDGVGQNNAKKWLDKGIKVIDYSGDFRFDNPDIYKSYARRIGKAQDHASPELLSKTVYGLAELHRDEIKKASIVGNPGCFAVSCILGLAPAIKASLIDFSSIICDAKTGVSGAGKTPKPTFHYPARYDAMNAYKVSGHQHVFEIERELGIIANKEIKITFTPHVVPLTRGILSTIYGNLTGSTDINYILDAYRNFYKGSRFVRVFGPETALTSTDVRGSNFCNLSINVDERTGKLIVVSYIDNLMKGQAGSAVQNMNIMFGLDETTGLLKVGRFP
- the maf gene encoding septum formation protein Maf — its product is MSFPYISINNPLILASASPRRKELLKQVGIPFKVVEGDIDENGEDGTPYEICERLAEKKALSVYKASGKNWVLGADTIVVKDGIIMGKPENAEDAANMLQRLSAGDHEVITGYSIINPDGGLAVTAHVTTTVTFKRLTPEEINSYIKTNEPFGKAGAYAIQEIGAFMITGINGSYSNVVGLPLFEVIDSLVRAKALERFPSFFFP
- a CDS encoding HlyD family efflux transporter periplasmic adaptor subunit is translated as MKVDKKSLLIIFAILFLIVSFMVFISKIMSGDDDLLYSGIVEAREADIAFQLTGRISAIYADEGARVEKGQEIMSLDPAEFEARLDQAKASLASSVKEMEQITVELEVAKSVLPSDVKRAEAGVDALKANLKELETGYRPQDVEKGRLAMLSAETAMQIALRDKERAESLFKDKIISEKDLDNATLLYDSRLRGYEQAKENYTQLVEGYRKENVEAARAGVKEGEAKLNQASKSLEKINALEKQVEAASARVKANEAALKLAEIQLSYSILKAPFSGVITGRNVELGEVVSSGREVISMADLSMVDLKIYVDEKSIGRVKHGQDVDVKVDTFPDKIYKGRVAFISPDAEFTPKIIQTHKERVKLVYLVKVKLPNPEWELKTGMPADAWIR